One part of the Humulus lupulus chromosome 9, drHumLupu1.1, whole genome shotgun sequence genome encodes these proteins:
- the LOC133799910 gene encoding uncharacterized protein LOC133799910 codes for MAWNDMIQDNLGFSTFRCTIYELLDNYELYIMETTLMPDEDGNLEEPEEMISNVCSQESSCIDHEGSKVYKGLKPMIAKDVKMTSVELVSYVEILDKALDVEYMEDCIWKYNASRRETNKKKALKEKNKKKAQESQSSGIDKRPKATAPNGNNYNNHNNHNNNNNHGNHQNHRTEYPNFPKCSRKHLGEC; via the exons ATGGCGTGGAATGACATGATTCAGGACAATCTAGGATTTTCTACCTTCCGGTGCACTATATATGAACTCTTGGACAACTATGAGCTCTACATAATGGAAACGACCCTCATGCCTGATGAGGATGGCAATTTAGAAGAGCCCGAGGAAATG ATTAGCAACGTTTGCTCGCAAGAGAGTTCCTGCATAGACCATGAGGGTTCAAAGGTTTATAAGGGGCTAAAGCCTATGATTGCAAAAGATGTCAAAATGACCAGTGTAGAGCTAGTTAGCTATGTTGAGATTTTAGACAAAGCCCTAGATGTTGAATATATGGAAGATTGTATCTGGAAATACAATGCTTCAAGGAGGGAGACAAACAAGAAAAAGGCCttaaaagagaaaaataagaaGAAGGCCCAAGAGAGTCAAAGTAGTGGCATTGATAAGAGGCCTAAAGCCACAGCTCCAAATGGTAACAATTATAATAACCACAATAatcacaacaacaataataatcatGGAAACCACCAGAATCATAGAACTGAGTACCCCAACTTTCCTAAGTGCTCACGCAAACATTTAGGGGAATGTTAG